In Gasterosteus aculeatus chromosome 15, fGasAcu3.hap1.1, whole genome shotgun sequence, a single genomic region encodes these proteins:
- the ctsl.1 gene encoding cathepsin L.1 yields MKLLLVAAALAAASCASCASISLEDLEFHAWKLKFGRSYNSPAEEAQRREIWLSNRKLVLVHNMLADQGIKSYRLGMTFFADMENEEYKSLISMGCLGTFNASLPRRGSAFFRLTKGADLPKSVDWRDKGYVTDVKDQKQCGSCWAFSATGSLEGQTFRKTGKLVSLSEQQLVDCSSSYGNMGCNGGLMDYAFKYIQDNGGIDTEDSYPYEAEDGQCRYNPANSGATCTGYVDVTQGDEDALKEAVATIGPVSVAIDASPPSFQLYDSGVYDEPQCSSSELDHGVLAVGYGSDNGRDYWLVKNSWGHGWGDKGYIMMTRNKHNQCGIATASSYPLV; encoded by the exons ATGAAACTGTTGCTGGTTGCTGCTGCGCTGGCAGCGGCCAGCTGTGCCAGCTGTGCCAGCATTTCTCTGGAAGACCTGGAGTTTCACGCCTGGAAACTCAAGTTTG GAAGGTCCTACAACTCTCCAGCAGAGGAGGCTCAACGCAGGGAAATCTGGCTCAGCAACCGCAAACTGGTGCTGGTGCACAACATGCTGGCAGATCAGGGCATCAAGTCCTATCGCCTCGGCATGACCTTCTTTGCTGACATG GAAAATGAAGAGTACAAAAGCCTGATTTCCATGGGCTGCTTAGGCACCTTCAACGCGTCTCTGCCTCGCCGGGGCTCCGCTTTCTTTCGGCTGACGAAAGGAGCTGATCTGCCCAAATCTGTTGACTGGAGGGACAAGGGATACGTCACTGATGTCAAGGATCAGAAACAGTGTGGCTCCTGCTGGGCCTTCAGTGCG ACTGGCTCGCTAGAGGGTCAGACCTTCAGGAAGACAGGGAAGCTGGTGTCTCTGAGCGAGCAGCAGCTGGTCGACTGCTCCAGCAGCTACGGCAACATGGGCTGCAATGGAGGCCTGATGGACTACGCATTCAAGTACATCCAAGACAACGGAGGGATAGACACAGAGGACTCATACCCGTATGAAGCTGAG GATGGTCAGTGTCGTTACAATCCCGCCAACAGCGGGGCCACGTGCACAGGCTACGTCGATGTGACACAAGGCGACGAGGATGCACTAAAGGAGGCCGTGGCCACCATTGGACCCGTGTCCGTCGCCATCGATGCTTCTCCGCCGTCCTTCCAGCTGTACGACTCAG GAGTGTATGATGAGCCACAGTGCAGCAGCTCAGAGCTGGACCACGGTGTTCTGGCTGTGGGTTACGGGAGTGACAACGGACGCGACTACTGGCTGGTAAAGAACAG CTGGGGTCATGGATGGGGAGACAAGGGCTACATCATGATGACCAGGAACAAGCACAACCAGTGTGGAATCGCCACTGCATCGAGTTACCCCCTGGTGTGA